From one Streptomyces mobaraensis genomic stretch:
- a CDS encoding serine/threonine-protein kinase gives MGSFAAHDSVIAGRYRLGRRIGRGGMGTVWRATDELLGREVAVKELHTDDAASAGAALSSQERTLREARAVALIKHPNVIVLHDIVEQDGRPWIVMELVDGRSLSDRLAADGPVDAREAAGIGLAMLGALRAAHERGVLHRDIKPPNVLLEADSGRVVLTDFGIAQVSGATTITETGAFVGSPEYTAPERMAGGRTGPESDLWSLGVLLCTALSGESPFHRDSLGGILHAVVYDEIRPPSSAGPLLPVVRGLLERDPARRMGADEAERLLRAYLDTGRTPAASLHYTPTQRSVPTPTPAPPTSPAAPVDPRTPTPAPHASDAAPSTPTASATPITSAPPSDPRTPATPATPATPAATPSAPAPEAPGAHPGTPPGTPPATPPAAFVPPPGPSAGPATAPRRTVRVRTAVLAGVAVVTLAGLGAGAAAWLMLRGDGERDDARGPVVVHGTPGHPSAARSAAASARPGPHGPTAGASPGASAAGPAASADPETPPPGSPTPPASPAAGKAPAGYHVVQDPLGFTLAVPDGYTRSLEPPRVFYYSPDKEFRIGVLISDPKDGGPVGFMRDSAAQAPDHYPGYRDGRVTRTTHNGNQAASWEFTWDGFEDTAGPRRTQDICWNEGGKMYDVWVSAPVARAAEGRRQFDTALGSFGRSG, from the coding sequence ATGGGGAGTTTCGCTGCACACGACAGCGTGATCGCGGGGCGCTATCGGCTGGGGCGGCGGATCGGGCGCGGTGGCATGGGCACCGTCTGGCGTGCCACCGACGAGCTGCTGGGCCGCGAGGTGGCCGTCAAGGAGCTGCACACGGACGACGCCGCGTCCGCCGGGGCCGCGCTGTCGTCCCAGGAACGCACCCTGCGCGAGGCCCGGGCGGTGGCCCTCATCAAGCACCCGAACGTCATCGTACTGCACGACATCGTGGAGCAGGACGGCCGGCCCTGGATCGTCATGGAGCTGGTGGACGGCCGGTCGCTGTCCGACCGGCTGGCGGCGGACGGTCCGGTGGACGCGCGCGAGGCGGCCGGGATCGGGCTCGCGATGCTGGGCGCGCTGCGCGCCGCCCATGAGCGGGGAGTCCTGCACCGGGACATCAAGCCGCCCAACGTCCTCCTGGAGGCGGACAGCGGGCGCGTGGTGCTCACGGACTTCGGCATCGCCCAGGTGTCGGGTGCCACGACGATCACCGAGACCGGGGCGTTCGTCGGGTCGCCCGAGTACACCGCGCCCGAGCGGATGGCCGGCGGCCGGACGGGCCCGGAGTCGGACCTGTGGTCGCTGGGGGTGCTGCTCTGCACGGCGCTCAGTGGTGAATCGCCGTTCCACCGTGACTCGCTGGGCGGCATCCTGCACGCGGTGGTCTACGACGAGATCCGGCCGCCGTCGTCCGCGGGGCCGCTGCTGCCGGTCGTCCGCGGCCTGCTGGAGCGCGACCCGGCCCGGCGTATGGGCGCGGACGAGGCCGAGCGGCTGCTGCGCGCCTACCTGGACACCGGTCGCACCCCGGCCGCCTCCCTGCACTACACGCCCACCCAGCGCAGCGTCCCCACCCCGACACCCGCCCCGCCCACCTCACCGGCCGCGCCCGTCGATCCGCGGACCCCAACTCCGGCACCACACGCCTCGGATGCGGCACCCAGCACACCCACCGCCTCCGCCACACCCATCACGTCCGCTCCCCCGTCCGACCCGCGCACTCCGGCCACTCCGGCCACTCCGGCCACTCCAGCCGCGACGCCCTCCGCGCCCGCGCCGGAGGCTCCCGGCGCGCACCCCGGCACGCCCCCGGGCACACCGCCCGCGACGCCCCCGGCGGCGTTCGTCCCGCCCCCCGGGCCGTCCGCCGGGCCGGCCACCGCGCCCCGCCGCACCGTGCGGGTCCGTACGGCCGTCCTGGCGGGCGTCGCCGTGGTCACCCTGGCCGGGCTGGGCGCCGGGGCGGCGGCCTGGCTGATGCTGCGCGGCGACGGGGAGCGGGACGACGCCCGCGGGCCCGTCGTGGTCCACGGCACCCCCGGCCACCCGTCCGCCGCACGCTCCGCCGCCGCGTCCGCGCGCCCCGGGCCGCACGGGCCCACCGCCGGAGCCTCCCCCGGGGCCTCCGCCGCGGGACCGGCCGCGAGCGCGGACCCGGAGACCCCGCCGCCCGGTTCACCGACCCCGCCCGCCTCCCCGGCAGCGGGTAAAGCGCCCGCGGGCTACCACGTCGTCCAGGACCCGCTGGGCTTCACCCTCGCCGTCCCCGACGGCTACACCCGCTCGCTCGAACCGCCGCGCGTCTTCTACTACTCGCCGGACAAGGAGTTCCGCATCGGAGTGCTGATCTCCGACCCCAAGGACGGCGGCCCCGTCGGCTTCATGCGTGACTCCGCCGCGCAGGCCCCGGACCACTACCCGGGCTACCGTGACGGCCGCGTCACACGCACCACGCACAACGGAAACCAGGCGGCCTCCTGGGAGTTCACCTGGGACGGCTTCGAGGACACCGCCGGTCCGCGGCGCACCCAGGACATCTGCTGGAACGAGGGCGGCAAGATGTACGACGTGTGGGTGTCCGCCCCGGTCGCCCGGGCCGCGGAGGGGCGCCGGCAGTTCGACACCGCCCTCGGGAGCTTCGGCCGGTCCGGGTGA
- a CDS encoding serine hydrolase domain-containing protein, producing the protein METTRTGPRGAGTGAPQQRGAEPRTRARGAGWAALAAGLSAAMRSGSAGHGQAPPLDRAALRRAVDGIPAREVTGAVVRVAGADGHWWGSTGTGDLETGERARADGLFRADGVSALFTGTLVLRRAGEGLLALEAPVRDHLPDLLPGGPDGYDAVTVGMLLDHTSGLPGPHSSVFRSPEEAVTAALRDGGRAFAPGEYQQENDVNTWVAALVVERATGRPLAQELRERITRPLGLYRTRLVRAAVPQTGARPGDAGFPETATGEGGECAGGMVSTAADLDRFLDALLGGRLLGPAQQRLLFELPGPDVITLPRAGATGGGGGTGPGAPAADPAPAVDPVATDPVATTGPVPHRISRGGLTRVVLADGPPSGTPSGTPDGTANGAAVWGRTGAGPGYVNGLFGTRDRTRRLACSLIRSAPPVRDGERHVDDLIRAAFTAGRPAGR; encoded by the coding sequence ATGGAGACGACGAGGACGGGGCCACGCGGGGCGGGGACGGGTGCGCCGCAGCAGCGTGGGGCGGAGCCGAGAACGAGGGCGCGCGGCGCGGGGTGGGCGGCGCTGGCGGCCGGGCTGTCGGCCGCGATGCGGAGCGGCAGCGCCGGGCACGGACAGGCGCCGCCGCTGGACCGTGCCGCGCTGCGGCGGGCGGTCGACGGGATACCGGCCAGGGAAGTGACGGGTGCGGTGGTACGGGTGGCCGGGGCGGACGGGCACTGGTGGGGCTCGACGGGCACCGGTGACCTGGAGACGGGCGAACGGGCGCGCGCGGACGGCCTGTTCCGTGCGGACGGCGTCAGCGCCCTCTTCACCGGCACCCTCGTACTGCGGCGGGCGGGGGAGGGCCTGCTCGCCCTGGAGGCGCCCGTCCGCGACCACCTTCCGGACCTGCTGCCGGGCGGGCCGGACGGCTATGACGCGGTCACCGTCGGCATGCTGCTCGACCACACCAGCGGCCTTCCCGGGCCGCACTCTTCCGTCTTCCGTTCGCCGGAGGAGGCGGTCACGGCCGCGCTGCGGGACGGTGGCCGGGCCTTCGCGCCGGGTGAGTACCAGCAGGAGAACGACGTCAACACGTGGGTGGCGGCCCTGGTCGTGGAGAGGGCGACCGGCCGGCCCCTCGCCCAGGAGCTCCGGGAGCGGATCACACGGCCCCTGGGGCTGTACCGCACCCGCCTTGTGCGTGCTGCCGTCCCGCAGACGGGTGCGCGGCCCGGGGACGCGGGGTTCCCCGAGACCGCGACAGGCGAGGGCGGAGAGTGCGCGGGCGGCATGGTGTCCACGGCGGCGGATCTGGACCGCTTCCTTGACGCGCTCCTGGGCGGCCGGCTCCTCGGACCGGCCCAGCAGAGACTGCTGTTCGAGCTCCCGGGGCCCGATGTGATCACCCTGCCCCGGGCCGGGGCCACCGGCGGGGGAGGAGGAACCGGACCGGGAGCACCGGCGGCGGATCCGGCACCGGCGGTGGATCCGGTGGCGACGGATCCGGTGGCGACGACGGGTCCGGTGCCGCACCGGATCAGCCGGGGCGGCCTGACGCGGGTGGTCCTGGCGGACGGCCCGCCGTCCGGCACCCCGTCCGGCACGCCGGACGGAACGGCGAACGGGGCGGCGGTCTGGGGCCGGACGGGGGCGGGCCCGGGGTACGTCAACGGGCTGTTCGGCACCCGAGACCGTACGCGCCGGCTGGCCTGCTCGCTCATCCGGTCCGCTCCACCCGTGCGGGACGGGGAACGGCACGTCGACGACCTGATACGGGCCGCCTTCACCGCCGGACGGCCGGCCGGAAGGTGA
- a CDS encoding winged helix DNA-binding domain-containing protein, with translation MSSLRPRFSDDQRRARIGRRHLLAPAHRAGSAEEVADAVVALHATDPATVYLSVCARLAEPAADEVDRALYDDVTLVKLLSMRRTLFAVTTGLAPYVASSTARAIAARERVQLLKHLREDIEEGAHWDEDRLAATERATLEALAARGEATTAELNKDVPALRETLLRSPDKPYAARQSVGSRVLRLLAADGHIRRARPRGSWTSSMFPWAAVEQLPELPVREAKAELARRWLDSFGPATETDLKWWTGWSLGDTRKALADAGAVDVELDCGPGRALPGQLEEEAPPAEPWAALLPGLDPTTMGWRHRDWYLSPEHVPALFDRAGNAGPTVWWNGRVVGAWAQRADGEVVWRLLADVGREAVTAVEAEAERLTGWIGGVRVTPRFRAPLERELAK, from the coding sequence ATGAGCAGCCTCCGCCCCCGCTTCAGCGACGATCAGCGCCGTGCCCGCATCGGACGCCGCCACCTCCTGGCGCCCGCGCACCGGGCCGGTTCGGCCGAAGAGGTCGCCGACGCCGTCGTGGCCCTGCACGCGACGGACCCGGCGACCGTGTACCTGTCCGTCTGCGCCCGGCTGGCGGAGCCGGCGGCGGACGAGGTGGACCGGGCGCTGTACGACGACGTCACGCTGGTGAAGCTGCTCTCCATGCGGCGCACCCTCTTCGCCGTCACCACCGGACTCGCCCCCTACGTCGCTTCGTCGACCGCACGGGCCATCGCCGCCCGGGAGCGCGTGCAGTTGCTGAAGCACCTCCGCGAGGACATCGAGGAGGGGGCGCACTGGGACGAAGACCGGCTCGCGGCCACCGAACGCGCCACCCTGGAAGCCCTCGCGGCCCGCGGCGAGGCGACGACCGCCGAGCTCAACAAGGACGTGCCCGCCCTGCGGGAAACCCTCCTGAGGTCCCCGGACAAGCCCTACGCCGCACGCCAGAGCGTCGGCAGCCGCGTCCTGCGGCTGCTGGCCGCCGACGGCCACATCCGCCGCGCCCGGCCGCGCGGCTCCTGGACGAGCAGCATGTTCCCCTGGGCCGCCGTGGAGCAGCTGCCCGAGCTGCCCGTACGGGAGGCCAAGGCCGAACTGGCGCGCCGCTGGCTCGACTCGTTCGGCCCGGCGACCGAGACGGACCTCAAGTGGTGGACCGGCTGGTCGCTCGGGGACACCCGGAAGGCCCTCGCCGACGCGGGCGCGGTGGACGTGGAGCTGGACTGCGGGCCCGGCCGCGCGCTCCCCGGTCAGCTGGAGGAGGAGGCGCCCCCGGCCGAGCCGTGGGCCGCCCTGCTGCCCGGCCTGGACCCGACGACCATGGGCTGGCGCCACCGCGACTGGTACCTGTCGCCCGAACACGTCCCCGCCCTCTTCGACCGCGCAGGCAATGCGGGCCCCACGGTCTGGTGGAACGGCCGCGTGGTGGGCGCGTGGGCGCAGCGCGCGGACGGCGAGGTGGTGTGGCGGCTGCTCGCCGACGTGGGCCGGGAGGCGGTCACCGCCGTCGAGGCCGAGGCGGAACGGCTGACCGGGTGGATCGGCGGCGTACGCGTCACGCCCCGGTTCCGCGCGCCGCTGGAGCGGGAGTTGGCGAAATAG
- a CDS encoding tetratricopeptide repeat protein, which yields MAENSTKGMPAHEPDDIVPRLAEARDVLHWGVAAEAAEIYRVLQEEAARLGLVPERAAALVGLGDCALESGELSDARDHFAEAELLLADEPPACRAPARRGRATAHLLAGELRYCCHLLETALDELGTAGAGDPRALLALHTTAIAPYVDLGAYARAARAAELALALTAQVDDPVLVAGALRGAARTLVVEGRFAEAGTAVARARELCRSRRIRTELAHCHWAYGYVHAQDGHLGAAERELRTARAMLAAKRAPLFTVQVEVELADVLRRRGKADEAAGLLAPLLTPDALGAERGAVHAGGAHRLLGLMAEDRGDTDSAEEHYCAALSLLERTGAAGDLADLCRLLGDLLRRTGRTEAALNAYRTGLGHRAAPGTTTLGPAPAVRPRRPCG from the coding sequence GTGGCCGAGAACAGCACGAAGGGGATGCCGGCCCACGAGCCGGACGACATCGTTCCGCGCCTCGCCGAGGCCCGGGACGTCCTGCACTGGGGAGTGGCGGCGGAAGCCGCCGAAATCTACCGCGTACTACAGGAGGAGGCCGCCCGGCTCGGTCTCGTCCCCGAGCGGGCGGCGGCGCTCGTCGGCCTCGGGGACTGCGCCCTGGAGTCCGGGGAACTGAGCGACGCGCGCGACCACTTCGCGGAGGCGGAGCTGCTGCTCGCGGACGAGCCTCCGGCGTGCCGGGCACCGGCCCGCCGGGGGCGCGCCACCGCGCACCTGCTGGCGGGCGAACTGCGGTACTGCTGCCACCTGCTGGAGACCGCGCTGGACGAGCTCGGCACCGCGGGCGCGGGGGACCCGCGGGCCCTGCTCGCCCTGCACACCACGGCCATCGCGCCGTACGTCGACCTCGGGGCGTACGCGCGGGCCGCGCGCGCCGCGGAGCTCGCGCTGGCGCTCACGGCGCAGGTGGACGATCCGGTGCTGGTGGCGGGCGCGCTGCGGGGAGCGGCCAGGACGCTCGTCGTCGAGGGGCGGTTCGCCGAGGCCGGCACCGCTGTGGCCAGGGCCCGGGAGCTGTGCCGGAGCCGGCGGATCCGCACCGAACTGGCGCACTGCCACTGGGCGTACGGCTACGTCCACGCCCAGGACGGGCACCTGGGCGCCGCCGAACGCGAACTGCGCACGGCGCGCGCGATGCTGGCCGCGAAGCGGGCGCCGCTGTTCACCGTGCAGGTGGAGGTGGAGCTCGCGGACGTGCTGCGGCGGCGCGGCAAGGCCGACGAGGCGGCCGGTCTGCTGGCCCCGCTGCTGACACCGGACGCGCTCGGAGCCGAGCGGGGTGCCGTGCACGCGGGCGGGGCGCACCGGCTGCTCGGCCTGATGGCGGAGGACCGGGGCGACACCGACTCGGCGGAGGAGCACTATTGCGCGGCCCTGTCGCTGCTGGAACGCACCGGGGCGGCCGGTGACCTGGCCGATCTGTGCCGGCTGCTCGGGGACCTGCTGCGGCGGACCGGACGCACGGAGGCGGCGCTGAACGCGTACCGGACGGGGCTCGGCCACCGTGCCGCGCCCGGTACGACGACGCTGGGGCCGGCGCCGGCGGTACGCCCTCGGCGGCCGTGCGGGTGA
- a CDS encoding DUF4344 domain-containing metallopeptidase: MLHHAGSGPGTPSRARYVRILPAALACAFMATFCALTATACGGGGGGAGPDDGTAPRPGNGVTVSYRTADGGDTEHLAFLRRRRLAERVADDLNATFRLPRRIAIVGRSCAEDDVPEYDPETGRVGLCYGYVGEVRAMFRAAHDPDVPGRTAGVLTETLYHEVAHALIDRLDLRFTGREEDVADQFAAYRLLSGGAEGRAALRAAADNYAQYAADDPKDGDPSDEHAPDAVRSANYLCYLHGSAGAHDRESVDGKRLTRERAEQCADEYRALRRGWEALLKPYAVRGK; encoded by the coding sequence ATGCTGCACCATGCCGGGTCCGGCCCTGGTACGCCGTCCCGCGCGCGGTACGTCCGTATTCTGCCCGCGGCGCTGGCCTGCGCCTTCATGGCCACGTTCTGCGCCTTGACGGCCACGGCCTGCGGCGGCGGAGGCGGCGGCGCGGGACCGGACGACGGCACGGCCCCCCGCCCCGGAAACGGAGTGACCGTCTCCTACCGGACGGCGGACGGCGGCGACACGGAGCACCTGGCCTTCCTGCGCCGCCGGCGGCTCGCCGAGCGGGTCGCGGACGACCTGAACGCCACCTTCCGGCTGCCCCGGCGGATCGCGATCGTCGGCCGCTCCTGCGCCGAGGACGACGTCCCCGAATACGACCCGGAGACCGGGCGGGTCGGCCTCTGCTACGGCTACGTCGGCGAGGTCCGCGCGATGTTCCGCGCGGCCCACGACCCGGACGTGCCCGGCCGCACCGCCGGAGTGCTCACCGAGACCCTGTACCACGAGGTGGCCCACGCCCTCATCGACCGGCTGGACCTGCGGTTCACCGGACGCGAGGAGGACGTCGCCGACCAGTTCGCCGCGTACCGCCTGCTCTCGGGCGGTGCCGAGGGCCGGGCCGCGCTACGGGCCGCCGCCGACAACTACGCCCAGTACGCCGCCGACGACCCCAAGGACGGCGACCCCAGCGACGAGCACGCCCCCGACGCCGTCCGCAGCGCCAATTACCTCTGCTACCTGCACGGTTCCGCGGGTGCCCACGACCGCGAGTCTGTGGACGGCAAACGGCTCACCCGCGAACGGGCCGAGCAGTGCGCGGACGAGTACCGCGCCCTGCGCCGCGGCTGGGAGGCGCTGCTGAAGCCGTACGCCGTACGGGGTAAGTGA
- a CDS encoding response regulator — MIRVAVVDDEQLVRSGLRMILGTARDIDVVADCGGGDAVATVLARRPDVVLLDVRMPDVSGLTVLRALRAAPEPPAVAMLTTFDADEYLAAALRGGAAGFLLKDTDPDQLVRAVRTLAAGGSVLDPGVTRTVIGGYLAAGAGASAAEAVRSLTPREREVLAHVGAGLANPQIAERMGLAPSTVKDHVRAVLGKLGGINRVQAAVVADRAGLVPVPRPGDGVR; from the coding sequence TTGATCCGTGTCGCTGTGGTGGACGACGAACAGCTGGTCCGGTCCGGGCTGCGGATGATCCTGGGCACGGCCCGGGACATCGACGTCGTCGCGGACTGCGGGGGCGGCGACGCCGTGGCCACCGTGCTCGCCCGCAGACCCGACGTCGTCCTCCTCGACGTGCGGATGCCGGACGTCTCCGGGCTGACCGTGCTGCGCGCCCTGCGGGCCGCGCCGGAGCCGCCCGCCGTCGCCATGCTCACCACGTTCGACGCCGACGAGTACCTGGCCGCCGCGCTGCGCGGCGGGGCGGCCGGGTTCCTGCTCAAGGACACCGACCCCGACCAGCTCGTCCGGGCCGTGCGGACGCTCGCGGCCGGGGGCAGCGTGCTCGACCCCGGGGTGACCAGGACCGTGATCGGCGGCTACCTCGCGGCGGGCGCCGGGGCCTCGGCCGCCGAGGCGGTACGGAGCCTGACCCCGCGCGAGCGCGAGGTGCTGGCCCACGTCGGCGCCGGACTGGCCAACCCGCAGATCGCCGAGCGCATGGGCCTGGCGCCCAGCACGGTCAAGGACCACGTCCGCGCGGTCCTCGGCAAGCTCGGCGGGATCAACCGGGTGCAGGCGGCCGTCGTGGCCGACCGCGCGGGGCTGGTGCCCGTCCCACGGCCCGGGGACGGCGTCCGGTGA